GCAGCCTGGCGAGGCCAGCGATCGGGGCGGAGCGAGACACGAGATCAACAACCAGCTCGCGGGCATCATCGGGCTGGTCCAGCTTCACCTCGTCGATGAAACGCTGCCCGCCGAATTGCGGCAAGATCTGACCCTGGTGCTGAAGCATGCGCAGCAGCTACGCGATCTGCTGCGCGCAAAACGCTCGAAGTAGCGCGTGGTCTATCAGGCCCGCGTACGCGATCGGCGGGCAGGACATGGTACTATACCCGCGCTATGCGACGACCGACACATTCACAGCTACTCTATCCTGACCTGAATGCGGAGCAGCGCCAGGCGGTAATCTCGCCGATCGGGCCGGTGCTGGTGCGCGCCGGAGCAGGCAGCGGCAAAACCCGCGTTCTGACGCTACGCATCCACTATCTGATCACCGCGCATCAGATCGCGCCGTCGTCGATCCTCGCCGTCACCTTCACCAACAAAGCCGCGACTGAGCTGCGCGGACGGCTGCGCGAGCTGCTGAAAGAGCGCAGCCGTGGCCTCACCACAGGCACATTCCACAGCGTCGGCCTGCGCATCCTGCGCGAGTCGCTGGCCGGACGGCTCAAAGGCTACACCAAAGATTTCTCGATCTACGGCGAAGAGGAGCAGCGCCAGCTCGCCCAGTCGGCGCTTGAGTCGTGGCGGGGCAGGCCGCCGCTCATGCTGGAGCCGGAGCAGGTGCTCAGACGGATCTCGCGGCTCAAAAGTCGGCTGCTCACGCCGCAGCTTGCGCTGCGCATGGCTGGCGGCGACCAGCAGGCGGCGTACGTGGCGGGGCTGTACGACAGCTACCAGCGCAGCCTGCGCAAGCACAACGCGATCGACTTCGACGACTGTATTTTGCTGCCCTACCGCCTGCTCAGCGACGATCCCGATCTGCTGGCCGAGCATCAGGCGCGCTGGCAGCATGTGCTGGTGGACGAGTACCAGGACACCGATCGGGCGCAGCATGGCCTCGTCACGCTGCTGACGATGACGCAGCCGCGCTCGCTGTTTGTCGTGGGCGACGCGCAGCAGAGCATCTACGGCTTCCGCAACGCGGATCATACGATCATCAGCCAGTTCGGCAAGGACTTTCCCCAAGCGCATGTGGTCGAGCTGATCACCAACTATCGCTCGCGGCAGCAGGTGCTCGACGCGGCCCATGCGGTGATCCGCCACGCCGAGGCAATCCGTGTGCTGCCGCTCCGCGCCGCGCAGGGGCCGGGCGTGCCGGGCAGCGTGATCAAAA
The nucleotide sequence above comes from Herpetosiphonaceae bacterium. Encoded proteins:
- a CDS encoding UvrD-helicase domain-containing protein; protein product: MRRPTHSQLLYPDLNAEQRQAVISPIGPVLVRAGAGSGKTRVLTLRIHYLITAHQIAPSSILAVTFTNKAATELRGRLRELLKERSRGLTTGTFHSVGLRILRESLAGRLKGYTKDFSIYGEEEQRQLAQSALESWRGRPPLMLEPEQVLRRISRLKSRLLTPQLALRMAGGDQQAAYVAGLYDSYQRSLRKHNAIDFDDCILLPYRLLSDDPDLLAEHQARWQHVLVDEYQDTDRAQHGLVTLLTMTQPRSLFVVGDAQQSIYGFRNADHTIISQFGKDFPQAHVVELITNYRSRQQVLDAAHAVIRHAEAIRVLPLRAAQGPGVPGSVIKIHELKDSREESEWVARRIGELIGSGRRPREIAVLFRTRHMSRGLEQALRHARIPYSVRGTSGFYDRRVVRDLLAYLRAIANPADSLSLARIINLPARGLGGVTIEQFTTNAAEHGLAPGMALFDGRCYANLKPNAATALRTFAQMLGGWRQKAERSYPPAHLIADVLAQSGYDHWIKTSLPEADRPDALSHVQELQTAAEEHDSLSSFLQEIALMTAVDDKEDERDAVQLLTVHAAKGLEWPIVFIAGLEEGTLPHERAFAESGGIEEERRLCYVALTRAREQVWLSWAGGRQRGQMLKRSRFLDEIIAYGQERAREKR